The DNA window tacagatgtACTGTACACCATCCCGCCACTTGGTTCTGCATCTCCACGTATGCTGATCCTAGATGTTAGCATCTTACAGcctgctactatgtgctggaTTTTTTCAGCGGCATCTTTGCACAGTGTGCACCTTGGGTCTGATCTACTCTAGATAGCCTAGATCTAGATCTTGGTCTCTATAGCTCTTGTACTTAGGGCCTTGTGCTGCCATGGTTAGTGCCTCCATTAGTGTCCTCAATATCCAATTTGACTGTGGTACATGCCATGTAAGGGCTCGTCCCTCCATGTTGTCTGCTGCTCAGTTCATCATTTGGGGCCATTTTCTTGATGTATTCTTGGATTTTTGATGTTTCATCCTGagaatatatatctatatgtatatatatactgtatgtaatccactgaaataaaatagaagctCTCAACCCTGCATTTGTGCTCTAACTGTGCTGCTTTCATTCATACAGAATTGTGTACCTGGGCCTAACACTGGGCTTGAGGACAgtctctttcttcctttgtATTTTGGGCTTCGCTCTACTCAAAGGACATAttaagagggaggagaaaaatgCACTGACCAATGGGAACGCTGAGCTGGAGTctctgaggaaggaggagagcagCTCATTACACTGTGAGCAGTTCGCTTTGGACTGCAACGCCGACAGAGAGACTCACTTGTGAATGTCAGCACCTCCCCTCCTCATCTAACTCCGCTGGCGAAGCACCCCACACGCATTGAGGAACATTGTGGACACTTTTCATAGCACATGCAGAGTATATATTTGTACAGGATTTGTGTAGACATACAACCTCTGAAataagtccttttttttttttaacaaagtgtGATACTTCAGGAGTGtgtatcgttagcctaatagcattaTTGCCTAAGTCATGTTTTGACTTAATGTTAcattatcaataaaaaaataccaatgtgcttgataaaaattgtgttttttgtttttcttgttttccgaaaaatttttaaatttgacataggcatttatgctattaggctaatgaaatgtgtgttttgaatgGAAGaattttgtagaaaaaaaagaatgtaactgctgtattttctgttctttttttctttttttgattaaaCTTGATAAACTCAAATTTGCAATGTTACATATGTTAAGGTGCCTGAATGTTATGATTGATGTTTTGGCTATGCATCTGTGCATAGACAAAGTAAGTGAGTGCAGGGGTAGTAGGAAGGTGATCTCGGTCGCATATAGAGGGAACAGTCgtaaaaaaagttttactaTCAACTTAAAGAACAAAGACTCTGCACATTTGTCAGAAATGGCTCAAGGTGAAATTTTATTACAGATTGTGTTCATCTTTGCTTTGGTATCAAGGCTTTGAGACTACAAAGTCTCACTCTCCTTTACAGTGtctcacatactgtatgtagtcTCACAGTGTTTTCTCTTCATTGTGTCATCTTTTGTTACGGCAGTATTTTCATGACAATCGTTAGCACACAATCTggtattctgtttatttttcatgctcGGGCCAGTCAGACCTCAAACAAATCACAGATTAGATGCACATGGCACATGGAAGTTGATGTTGAAAGACATAtcatagtaaaagaaaaaaaaacctcagcttaaaaacagacaaaacagctCTCATTGAATTAAAAGTtcacaatatactgtatttaaacAACCACACTGACTTGGTTGTCAAAGCAGTAGTTAATTACGTAGGTGGTCTCATACGTTACTGAAATCTTAAAGCACGGCAGTATAAAAGCCCTCGAGTTATTCTGAGATGTTACTCATTATTAAAGGTTAAGATTAGCAATAACATGAGATACCCCTGAGATATTTCCCCATTTATTTGATCGTGAAATGTTATTACAGCGGCATACAAAGACGCAGATATTCACAATCCAGAGTCGAGTGACCGtcatacattattttatgtcttatttgtccagttttctacagtgtgacatttgttttattgtgtaaatattttaaaatatgactCAAACTCCACGATAAAGTGACAAGTATAAAACATTATACAAATACGTCGTGTGCAGGGACCTACATGCAACACACAGTCCcactgaaataaatagaaaatgtatCAACGGAGGGGAGGAAGGGCTTCACCTGCAAATATTTGTTTCACTGATCTTTCTTGTCTCCAACATTCTGAAGATTCTGAGGATGAAGCCCAGGATTTAAGTTAGAGGTGTTGGTAGGGCGAACATGCTGCACACATTGGTGGATTTGTGTTACCTGGAGCTGATGGTGTTCCCTCAGTAGTCTGTCATACTCCTGCGCCAGACCTTTGGCCTGCCTCCTCATTGCTTCCGCCTCGGCGTGGGACTTTCGTACGGCTGGACACAGCAACAATGCTCATCTTTTCACAGCTCCTCGTGAACTCTCAAGAAACCCATTGTGAAGGCAGAGAAGAGTACTCACCCTCCTCAGCAGCCTTCAGCTGACCTGCCAGGTTTTCAACCTCCTGTTTCAGTTGTTGCTTTGTTGCTGACATGGAGTTTTCTCCTTCCAGCAGAGCCTGAGCACAAAAGGATTCTCCTTAATTACCAAGTGTAAGCTGATTATTTGAACAGCAGACAAGTGAGCACATTACAGAACAGAACTCGCAGTAACAAGACTCTGGATTGATGCCCACGGTGTATTCATTTGGCGGACACAGCCCACAGCAGAAGACAAACATGAATTAAACTTCTCACTTGTTTGAGTCTCCGGTTGTCCTCCTGGTGCTGCCTGGCAGCTTTGACGGCACTGTCCATCTGGGCCTGAAGACCTGCAGTGCTCTCCAAGGAGACGGCAACCTGGTTTAGCAAGGTGACAACCCGACGCATGATACTGTGTGGAGGTCACAGgtcagaaaaacagagacaagaagcagaggaaacaaaTGCAGACCAAGACAAGACCTCAGAATGTGAACGAGCAGGCAGATGAAGACGGAACAAAGTTACACTAACAGCCAGAGAAAGATAGAGAAGCCAGATATGTAGAGGTTCCTCTGGGCTCTGAACAACTTCATGTGGACGTGGTCGTAAACATTAGGGTTCACTTTAGCATCTTGCATGGGTTCAGGACCTGAATACTTGTGCACCTCACGGACAGCATCTGAGGGCGGACAAGAAGACAGAGACATGCCGGCTGGGACGGATGGACATCAAGTTGACACACATGCGGGAAATGTATAAGCAGAATCCCTGCCGATTTCTTACCGAGGAAAAGAACAATGAGGACCATGATCATAGTGAAGAAGCACTTGTTCCAGTATGGAGATAACCAGTTCCATAATCTCCAACCAAAAACTGAACGCCATCTGCAAAGAAGGTCAAATGGAGGCTGTGAGTGTGTCTGGAAAGGAAAGGACACGGACGCACTCTGGTGGAGACTTGTGTTAACTGCCTCTTTTAGTGTATTAGTTATAACGAACCATTGCACAGGCCGTGATTTATTTATCTAGTCAGACATAGGGATGCTCCACATGAATGAGTTTCTGGATCACCTTAAATGTGTTGGGTTTGTGTTTAACACTGGATTACCTCTTTGCTGATAAAAAGGGTATACACAAGATGAGGTTGAATGCTATCTCCGCATACAGGAAGAAAGCCACAGCCGTCCACTGGAGAGTCATCGTGATTCTGACTTTCTAGGGAGATTGAGAAGTTGGATGGTTTGTATGCACATGACTAAAATGTGGGAATTAATATGTTATAAAACTATACATGTCAGGACATCTGGAGTCTTCCCTAAAGGAATGAACAATACATTTAGATTACAGAAATTAATTTGCACATGAACAAGTAGGAGTGGAAGTGAAAGTTGAAATCCACAAATGCtactatattttttatttccatataGTCTATTGTAACATACAGATTATATGTTCAGGTAGTGAGTGCTGCCCTTTTACAGTGACttttgaaaatttgaaaaaaaaagtttctgtaGACCTACATACTACAGGCAGCTTAAATCCATGGCCCATTTGCTATTTATAGGCTTTTAACTCTAAATCTATTCTTACTCTTCGACCATGACTCGGCTAGTTTTCTGAATCTTACTCAAGAGTGGGAGGTAGTGAATCTATAAACCG is part of the Mugil cephalus isolate CIBA_MC_2020 chromosome 10, CIBA_Mcephalus_1.1, whole genome shotgun sequence genome and encodes:
- the LOC125015496 gene encoding B-cell receptor-associated protein 29-like isoform X2, which gives rise to MTLQWTAVAFFLYAEIAFNLILCIPFLSAKRWRSVFGWRLWNWLSPYWNKCFFTMIMVLIVLFLDAVREVHKYSGPEPMQDAKVNPNVYDHVHMKLFRAQRNLYISGFSIFLWLIMRRVVTLLNQVAVSLESTAGLQAQMDSAVKAARQHQEDNRRLKQALLEGENSMSATKQQLKQEVENLAGQLKAAEEAVRKSHAEAEAMRRQAKGLAQEYDRLLREHHQLQNLQNVGDKKDQ
- the LOC125015496 gene encoding B-cell receptor-associated protein 29-like isoform X1, with product MYVSLCVYMSGLSTTFPRTTLSVRITMTLQWTAVAFFLYAEIAFNLILCIPFLSAKRWRSVFGWRLWNWLSPYWNKCFFTMIMVLIVLFLDAVREVHKYSGPEPMQDAKVNPNVYDHVHMKLFRAQRNLYISGFSIFLWLIMRRVVTLLNQVAVSLESTAGLQAQMDSAVKAARQHQEDNRRLKQALLEGENSMSATKQQLKQEVENLAGQLKAAEEAVRKSHAEAEAMRRQAKGLAQEYDRLLREHHQLQNLQNVGDKKDQ